A single window of Acetohalobium arabaticum DSM 5501 DNA harbors:
- a CDS encoding divergent polysaccharide deacetylase family protein, with translation MNQKLGKICLIISGLLIISTLTACSSSTPTKTNVEKLNYIEISKDIKDKVNSYWQQQELDFRSEMEWGRKKKEMIAEREVSWQKNFQKIELPFPSSKEQELDRLLTGLKHKLTADEVKIELETESSGSEVAEAELTVKLQSAELKDKELTLYHLKMTQPKVKARMAFIIDDLGFNRDGTAELMEIDRPLTVAVLPFRPYSTSDAEKAVQAGHEILLHLPMEPSSPVSPGEGAIYTDMAPEEIRTTIQKGLASLGVEVAGVNNHMGSKVTADNKTMSVVLDYLHQQDLFFIDSSTAPRSVVPAAAREVGESYAVNHLFIDNIDDKERINKQIQYLADVALKQGELITIGHIKPNTIQAIKELIPKLEEKGIQLVYVSELVK, from the coding sequence ATGAATCAAAAGCTAGGAAAGATATGCTTAATAATTAGCGGGCTGTTAATTATCTCTACTTTAACAGCTTGTAGTAGTTCTACTCCAACTAAAACTAATGTTGAAAAACTGAATTATATTGAAATAAGCAAAGATATTAAAGATAAGGTTAATTCTTACTGGCAGCAACAGGAATTGGATTTTAGGTCTGAAATGGAGTGGGGACGCAAAAAGAAAGAAATGATTGCTGAAAGGGAAGTTAGTTGGCAGAAGAACTTTCAAAAGATTGAACTGCCCTTTCCTTCCTCAAAAGAACAAGAGTTAGATAGATTATTAACCGGTCTAAAACATAAATTAACAGCAGATGAAGTCAAAATAGAATTAGAAACGGAATCATCCGGGTCAGAAGTAGCAGAGGCTGAGTTAACAGTTAAGCTGCAGTCGGCAGAATTAAAAGATAAGGAACTGACTCTGTACCACTTAAAGATGACCCAACCAAAGGTTAAAGCCAGAATGGCCTTTATTATTGATGATTTAGGATTTAATCGAGATGGTACGGCAGAATTAATGGAGATCGATCGTCCATTAACAGTAGCAGTTTTGCCGTTTCGTCCTTATTCTACTTCTGATGCTGAAAAAGCCGTTCAAGCAGGCCATGAGATTCTGCTGCATTTACCTATGGAGCCTTCATCACCGGTTAGTCCAGGTGAGGGAGCTATCTATACTGATATGGCCCCTGAAGAAATTAGGACTACTATACAGAAGGGACTGGCCAGTCTTGGAGTTGAGGTAGCAGGTGTCAATAACCATATGGGTTCTAAGGTTACTGCAGATAATAAGACGATGTCTGTGGTTTTAGATTATCTCCACCAGCAGGATCTATTCTTTATTGACAGCAGTACAGCACCTCGTTCTGTAGTGCCAGCTGCAGCTAGAGAGGTTGGCGAATCCTATGCTGTGAATCATCTCTTTATTGATAATATCGATGATAAGGAGAGAATTAATAAGCAGATTCAGTATTTAGCTGATGTAGCTTTGAAACAAGGTGAGCTGATTACTATTGGTCATATTAAACCGAATACTATTCAGGCTATTAAGGAGTTGATTCCTAAGCTAGAGGAGAAGGGAATTCAGTTAGTCTATGTTTCTGAATTAGTGAAGTGA
- a CDS encoding transketolase, with protein sequence MTKIEDLEDKTTELRRSILKMVAKAGSGHPGGSLSAAEIVTALYFEEMNLDPANPDWEDRDRFVLSKGHAAPVLYAALAKKGYFPEEELQTLRDLDSHLQGHPDMNKTPGVDMTAGSLGQGLSAAVGMALAGKLDQKDYRVFAMVGDGEIQEGQIWEAAMSAANYKLDNLIAFTDYNQVQLIDKTEKVMNVHSVTDKFEAFGWYTIEIDGHELTEILEALAEAREVTDKPVMIVANTVKGKGVSFMEDKAAWHGNAPDEEELEQALAELN encoded by the coding sequence ATGACAAAGATTGAAGATTTAGAGGATAAGACAACAGAACTCAGGCGCAGTATCTTAAAGATGGTAGCTAAGGCAGGTTCTGGACATCCGGGAGGTTCACTGTCAGCAGCAGAGATAGTAACTGCTCTCTATTTTGAAGAGATGAATTTAGATCCGGCTAATCCGGATTGGGAGGATAGAGATAGATTTGTGCTTTCGAAGGGACATGCTGCTCCGGTGTTATATGCTGCTTTAGCTAAGAAAGGATACTTTCCAGAGGAAGAGTTGCAGACTTTAAGGGATTTAGACAGTCATCTGCAGGGCCATCCGGATATGAATAAGACGCCGGGAGTAGATATGACAGCCGGTTCGCTAGGACAGGGTCTTTCTGCTGCAGTAGGTATGGCTTTGGCCGGTAAGTTAGATCAGAAGGATTACCGCGTCTTTGCTATGGTTGGGGATGGAGAGATTCAGGAAGGCCAGATTTGGGAGGCTGCTATGTCGGCGGCTAATTATAAATTGGACAATCTGATTGCTTTTACTGATTATAACCAGGTTCAATTAATAGATAAGACAGAGAAAGTAATGAATGTTCATTCAGTAACTGATAAATTCGAAGCTTTTGGCTGGTATACGATCGAGATTGATGGCCATGAATTAACAGAAATTTTGGAGGCTTTAGCTGAAGCTAGAGAAGTAACGGACAAGCCGGTGATGATTGTGGCTAATACTGTCAAAGGAAAAGGAGTTTCCTTTATGGAAGATAAAGCAGCCTGGCACGGTAATGCACCTGATGAAGAAGAATTAGAGCAGGCTTTAGCAGAATTGAATTAA
- a CDS encoding WecB/TagA/CpsF family glycosyltransferase gives MEQIDILDVAVDQVNLDAAVAEIDRLIKNRTESHLVVTPNSEMLVMAQQDLELKKILNQADLTVPDGIGVVWAARLLGAVMPERVAGIDLMKRLFSLAAQKDYQIYLLGGRPGIPFQAKRRILSEYPELRVIGEHHGYLDNKSEAYVIKEINQLQPDLLFVGMGVPLQEKWLVRNLPSLQASVGMGVGGSFDVLAGQKKRAPDWLQKLGLEWLYRLLQEPKRFRRILALPKFVYLVTKRKILGLK, from the coding sequence GTGGAGCAGATTGATATTTTAGATGTTGCTGTTGATCAGGTTAATCTGGATGCTGCCGTGGCAGAAATAGATAGATTAATCAAGAACCGGACTGAGTCCCATCTGGTAGTGACTCCTAATTCAGAGATGCTGGTTATGGCTCAGCAGGATTTAGAGCTTAAAAAGATCTTAAATCAGGCTGATCTGACAGTTCCTGATGGTATTGGAGTAGTCTGGGCGGCTAGATTGTTAGGAGCAGTCATGCCGGAGAGAGTAGCAGGAATCGACCTGATGAAGCGGTTATTTAGTCTAGCAGCCCAGAAGGATTATCAAATCTATCTGTTGGGCGGAAGACCGGGCATACCTTTTCAGGCAAAAAGAAGGATTTTATCAGAATATCCAGAACTAAGAGTAATTGGAGAACATCATGGCTATTTAGATAATAAAAGTGAAGCTTATGTAATTAAAGAGATTAATCAGCTGCAGCCTGATCTTCTCTTTGTCGGTATGGGAGTGCCGCTGCAGGAGAAATGGCTGGTAAGGAATTTGCCTTCTCTACAGGCTTCTGTTGGTATGGGAGTTGGGGGTAGCTTCGATGTTTTAGCCGGACAGAAAAAGAGAGCACCGGACTGGCTTCAGAAATTAGGTTTAGAGTGGCTCTATCGACTGCTGCAGGAGCCGAAGCGGTTTAGGCGAATATTAGCCTTGCCGAAATTTGTTTATTTAGTTACTAAGAGGAAGATTTTGGGGCTAAAATAG
- a CDS encoding YitT family protein — MKREIVYDYLGITLGSIFTAIGLVVFLVPNKIASGGISGLATVVYHLFNFPVGRTILVINVPLFIIGVKVLGTKFGVRTLYGILVLSLATDYLVPYLPVLTHDLLLAAIYGGVFVGTGLGLVFRFKGTTGGTDLVAQLVNYYFNISVGKALLMIDFCVIFSAAIAFNAEVALYALIALFITSKAIDLVQEGFNISKGAFIISDEDREIKEEILHKLDRGVTVLEGKGGYTNSDKEILLCIISRSEVTRLKNLVYNLDQEAFLIITDVHEVLGEGFNESMVRRSE, encoded by the coding sequence ATGAAAAGAGAAATAGTATATGATTATTTAGGAATTACTTTAGGTAGTATATTCACAGCTATAGGATTGGTAGTCTTTTTAGTACCCAATAAGATTGCTTCCGGCGGGATCAGTGGTTTAGCAACTGTGGTTTATCATCTCTTTAACTTTCCGGTAGGAAGGACGATACTGGTAATTAATGTTCCGCTGTTTATAATCGGTGTTAAGGTATTAGGAACAAAGTTTGGAGTTAGAACTCTGTACGGTATTTTAGTTCTTTCTCTGGCTACAGATTATTTAGTACCATATTTGCCGGTTTTAACCCATGATCTATTGTTGGCAGCAATCTACGGAGGAGTATTTGTCGGAACCGGATTGGGGCTGGTTTTTAGGTTTAAAGGAACTACCGGCGGAACTGATCTGGTAGCTCAGTTGGTGAATTATTACTTTAATATTAGTGTTGGTAAGGCTTTGTTGATGATAGATTTCTGTGTTATTTTTTCTGCTGCTATTGCTTTTAATGCTGAAGTAGCACTGTATGCTTTAATTGCTCTCTTTATTACCAGCAAGGCAATTGATCTGGTTCAGGAAGGATTTAATATTTCTAAAGGTGCCTTTATTATCTCTGATGAAGATAGAGAGATTAAAGAAGAAATTTTACATAAGCTGGATAGGGGAGTAACAGTTTTAGAGGGTAAAGGTGGTTATACTAACAGCGATAAAGAAATTCTGTTATGTATCATCAGCAGAAGCGAAGTAACTAGATTAAAAAATTTAGTTTATAATTTGGATCAGGAGGCCTTTTTGATTATTACTGATGTTCATGAAGTATTGGGAGAAGGCTTTAATGAAAGTATGGTTCGTAGAAGTGAATAG
- a CDS encoding S41 family peptidase: protein MFKRWGKLVGIVTLITLILGAGVLGFFIRGVQADDYLLAEEMPQKFKIFENVLTIVQRYYVKEVELDKLLTGAIKGMLNSLEDPYTRYLSKEDYEDMQMNFEGEFGGIGIVVTMRHEELTIVSPIEGTPGSKADLQAGDIITQIDGESTEGMTIKKAVSLMKGEPGTEVILTIEREKDEEKEPEVIEVSITRAMIEVPYVESEIKEEGIGYIRIAQFAEEVGADVQQELKKLEEQNAEAVILDLRNNPGGMLKEAVKVASSFIPNGPVVHIKERNGEQETLLVSSEIKPSEHPLVVLVNEGSASASEIIAGAVQDTDNGVVMGNQTFGKGVVQSVIPLDDGSALKLTTARYYTPDERYINETGIEPDIKVEYDPDDTEQDEQLQRAIKYLKKKIKEQQEELKPAS, encoded by the coding sequence ATGTTCAAAAGATGGGGCAAGTTAGTAGGGATTGTTACTTTGATTACACTAATTTTAGGAGCCGGTGTTCTAGGTTTCTTTATTAGAGGTGTCCAGGCCGATGATTATCTATTGGCTGAGGAGATGCCGCAGAAATTCAAGATCTTTGAAAATGTGTTAACTATTGTTCAGCGTTATTATGTTAAAGAGGTTGAATTAGATAAACTTCTAACAGGAGCCATTAAAGGGATGTTGAATTCTTTAGAGGATCCCTATACTAGATACTTATCAAAAGAGGATTATGAGGATATGCAGATGAACTTTGAAGGTGAATTCGGCGGTATTGGAATTGTAGTTACTATGCGTCATGAAGAATTGACAATTGTATCTCCGATTGAAGGTACGCCTGGGTCTAAAGCAGACTTACAGGCTGGAGATATAATTACTCAGATTGATGGAGAGTCGACAGAAGGAATGACAATCAAGAAAGCAGTCAGTTTGATGAAAGGCGAACCGGGAACTGAAGTAATCTTAACTATCGAACGTGAAAAAGATGAAGAAAAGGAGCCGGAAGTAATTGAGGTGTCCATTACTAGAGCTATGATAGAAGTACCTTATGTAGAATCAGAGATAAAAGAGGAGGGTATTGGTTACATTAGAATTGCTCAGTTTGCTGAAGAAGTAGGTGCAGATGTACAGCAGGAATTAAAGAAACTGGAAGAGCAGAATGCAGAAGCGGTTATTCTTGATCTAAGAAATAATCCGGGAGGAATGTTAAAAGAGGCAGTCAAGGTTGCCAGTAGCTTTATACCTAATGGTCCGGTAGTTCATATTAAAGAACGAAATGGAGAGCAGGAAACTCTCTTGGTTTCTTCCGAGATAAAGCCTTCGGAACATCCGTTGGTAGTCTTAGTCAATGAAGGAAGCGCCAGTGCTTCGGAGATAATAGCCGGAGCAGTTCAGGATACGGATAATGGAGTAGTGATGGGTAATCAGACATTTGGCAAGGGAGTTGTGCAGTCAGTTATTCCCTTGGATGATGGATCAGCTTTAAAGCTGACAACTGCTAGGTACTATACTCCTGATGAGCGGTATATCAATGAAACAGGTATTGAACCTGATATTAAAGTAGAATATGATCCTGATGATACTGAACAGGATGAACAGCTGCAGCGGGCAATTAAGTATTTAAAGAAGAAGATTAAAGAGCAGCAAGAAGAACTTAAACCAGCCAGTTAG
- a CDS encoding transketolase family protein: MSEKIATRDAYGETLLELGTENEDIVVFDADVGSSTRVKHFAAEFPERFFQMGIAEQNMIGTAAGMATCGKIPFVSTFAVFGSARVADQIRNSIAYPELNVKIAVTHAGITVGADGATHQAIEDIGIMRSIPKMTVIVPGDAVEAKQVVRAAADYDGPVYMRFTRGGVPVVFDEEEYEFEWGKVMPVREGSDVTIFATGVMVGEALEAADTLAQEGIEAEVVNVHTIKPIDVEGVVAAAEKTGAVVTAEEHNIYNGLGSAVAEVLGENSPLPMQRVGIKDTFGRSGGPEELMDHFEISSEDVIGAVKDVMNKK; this comes from the coding sequence ATGTCAGAAAAGATTGCTACACGAGATGCCTATGGAGAAACCTTATTGGAGTTAGGAACAGAGAATGAAGATATTGTAGTTTTTGATGCCGATGTAGGTTCATCTACACGGGTTAAACACTTTGCAGCTGAATTTCCCGAGCGTTTCTTTCAGATGGGAATTGCTGAACAGAATATGATAGGTACGGCAGCCGGAATGGCTACCTGTGGGAAGATACCCTTTGTTAGTACTTTTGCTGTTTTTGGCAGTGCCCGGGTAGCTGATCAGATCAGAAATTCTATTGCTTATCCTGAGTTGAATGTTAAGATAGCAGTGACCCATGCCGGAATTACTGTTGGAGCCGATGGAGCTACTCATCAGGCTATTGAAGATATTGGAATTATGAGGTCGATACCAAAGATGACAGTGATAGTCCCCGGTGATGCTGTAGAAGCCAAACAGGTAGTTAGGGCTGCAGCTGACTATGATGGTCCGGTCTATATGCGCTTTACTCGCGGTGGAGTTCCTGTTGTTTTTGATGAGGAAGAATATGAATTTGAGTGGGGTAAAGTAATGCCGGTTCGGGAAGGCAGCGATGTAACTATCTTTGCTACGGGAGTGATGGTTGGTGAAGCTTTAGAAGCAGCTGATACTTTAGCCCAGGAAGGTATTGAAGCTGAAGTAGTAAATGTCCATACAATCAAGCCTATCGATGTAGAAGGAGTAGTTGCTGCCGCGGAAAAGACAGGAGCAGTAGTAACTGCCGAAGAACATAATATCTATAACGGATTAGGCAGTGCAGTAGCCGAAGTATTAGGAGAGAACTCTCCACTGCCGATGCAACGAGTAGGGATTAAGGATACCTTCGGCCGTTCCGGAGGCCCAGAAGAACTAATGGATCACTTTGAAATTAGTTCTGAAGATGTCATTGGTGCTGTGAAAGATGTAATGAATAAAAAATAA